GCGAAGAAGACGAGAGTGATCCTGATGCAATTGGCAAATTGGCAAATTTCTTTCTAAGGGAACCGACCAATGGTTAGTACTACTACCACGTACTACAGTGCGGCGGCTGCTCCTTAATGTGCAAATGACCAATCAACCTGTTTGAGGagtgttcaaaaaaaaaaaaaaagctgttcGAGGAGGAACTGCTGCTTGTGGAGTGCGAACAGCTAAGATGAACTTCGCTGTTGCAGATTTCGAAAGCCGTATTTTTTGAAGTGGTACATTCCACTATATGAATTTTGTGGAATGCAAACTAGTATGGTAAGTTCACCTTACGTCTCTTTTGTTAGAGTCTAGATTAAATCGTGTCCATTAACCATAAAATTAGGTACAACATATTTCTCATCATCTCATGTTGTAATACTAGTGTTAACGcgattttttttgcggggagtgTTAACGAGATCTTAAAATAATATTAAGACTTGTTTTAGCTGACGTCACTCtagcttaaaaaaaaaagatggaccTTATACGCCAGTGAAACATGCTTCCCTTATTCCTTCACTACCTCGTATGTGGGCCTTATCGTTTTTCCTTACCATAAAATCGTTACGGAGGACGGTGACTTAAGTCAACACACATCGCGTAGATGTCACATTAGAAGAAACCGGCCTCAATACTATCGCATGACTATATTTACACTTGTTTTGAAAGATAAAGAACGTGTTATACCGGGTATTGCTagtgggcgggtgatcgcttccctctcctcctagcgatcacccgcccctcCCCCCTAAATACTCCTCTTTCATCTctcttttttacttttctattacatcataaatttcaaaaaaaaagtaaaagaaaattaggggaaaaaaatctaatactctCATTCATGTGCACAGACTTTGTACCGTAAACTTTGCACGTATAAACTTTGtgtatagaaatatttatatataaaatatttgaatctgaatttgaatttgaatcgagtatataaacttttaacttataaacattcgctctacaaattttaggtggataaacttaagatgtgtaaactttaggtgtataaacttactacaagaggaaaatatgaaatatttgaatttaaatttgaacctgaatcgggtatataaacttttgacttataaacattcgcTTCACAAATTTTAGgtggataaactttagatgtgtaaattttagatgtataaacttactaaaagaggaaaagaaaaaaaagatcactggcagcgatcgatcgcccgttAGCCTTCTCGCGTTGTATCCGGTTGAGGGAAGTGATTAAAGTTCAACCCTAGCCCCCCAGGTCCCTCAAGGGGATTCCAACAGGCCGCGACGCATTGTCTCTTCTCGGGCCAACCGCCCTCTACCTATCTGCACGGTTGGGCCTTGTCCCGTCGACGCTTCTCTTGAAAGTCGGCCCAAGTCCAACACAGCAGGCGGAGCCAGGACGAGACGAGAGGCGACACCGCGACAGACAGACGAGGCCTCGTTCGTTGACTGCCTCTCGTCTCGCCTCGTCTTCCCCGTGCGAGCGGCTGCCTACCTCCCCTTCTCGCTGCGCCCCCAACTTGCCGCGAAGCAGCGGTTGCTCCCCTctcgtgctcgccgccggcttggCCCCGTCTCGCCTCGGCCGCCCATCCGCGCCTCCTCCGCGGGTCGCAGGTGAGCCAGCAACCTGCCATCGTCACCATCATCTCCCCCGTCCTCAATTTCTCGTGTTTTTTTGGGGATAGCTCGTGTCAGAATTGGTGGTAGTTGCTTCGATCTGCTTGTTGTGCGTGCTCGCGTTCGGGGAGTCTTGATCCGTGAACTTCCTCTGCGCGTGTAGATCTGGATCAATTGGGACGGAGGGGGAGGACGCGCGCGAGGCGGGTGGACGCGGCTTCCGCTACTTTCATTTTTCCTTTGCTAGTGAAAGGAGGTTTAGTTTCTAACTTTCCATTGGTACGGAGACTATAGCTTGGTGATCAtgcatatttatatatgtttgcttGTATAGCAGGTCGCTCGAGTTTGCTATATTTAGTTCTTGTTCGTATGGTTTCCTAATTTTAGTTTTACCACTCCGAcggttgtgagttgtgactgcACGATGCTTACACAACAATCCCCTGTACCATGTGCgtgtttttcttttgcttctGCTTATACTGATTCTGCGTATCTGCTCAATTTGGATCAGGGTATCACGCTTGGACCAAGGGCGGCTTCTCACAGCATGACTTAAAGTGGAAATGAATGCACATTTCATAAATGATTGCTTGATTTGCAGTTCTTGGAGCTGTGCACTATTATTTTGTCCAATTCCAGTACATTTGATTCTTGTTTGACAGGTATTGCTGCTTCCACTTATGCCTTTTTTATAAGTTACAACCTGTGAAAGATATCATGTACTTCAACATATATCTTTGTGCAATTAAATCCAAGCATTCACTTATACAGAAATTCGTGGAGTCAATCTAAACTATTTCTACTTCACCATTGACCCTTCTACTGTCATGTTAAATTCTATGAGTTACCTTTCAATATTCTCTTAGGTGGTTCTGCCAATAGTTTTGTGTATATAATCATATTTACATTAGCTATCACAATTAAACTATTTTGTTGATAATACTTTGGCACATTTAACaggacttgctttgtgcaaCCTTCCTGTGCGACAATGTTTGATTCTGCGCACAAAGCTCAATACATCGACGGACAAAGAGAAATGTTTAAGAGGTTCTTTCATTTACCTTAAAAGCAGTTTTCCTATGTTTGAACACCTTATACAAATGTTATCTTGTCACTTTCCAGTAGTTTTTGTCCTTTCTCCTGTATAAAACGGAAATCTTTTGTTGTAAAACTAACTTTGTTACGTCCACAGCATAATCACGAGTGAGCCCAAGCCTCAGCCAAAGAGTCGAACTCGAGCTCCAAATGAGCATGTCTCTACATAACTtttattgtttatttgataAATTAGTAGATCAAATACACATTAGTGTGTACCAACAGCAGTTCCGCACAATGAATTAGCATGTATTGGCATCATATTATCTTAgtcccttttcttctcttttattAATGTAATTAACTAGAAATCAATTTTGCTTACCAAGAGATTATCCATAAAATATACATTATACTGTTCATGAGCCAAACACGGTAGCCAAGATTGAAGTCAAGCCAAACGTTTCTACTTGGAAGCTCGAAGATTACATAGGCTCGTTTTGAGCTTGTGTTGAGCTCGAGCCTAGGCAGTCATGCTCGGCTCGTTGACGGCCCTATTATGTGTCTTTGTTTACCATTCTTCGCATACATATTTTCTTAGGTTGTATAGGTAGTACTTCGGTTTTTTCTGTCAGGGTTGCCTAATCTTGTGTTTCTTGAACAAAAACACCAAATCTAACCCGAGAATTGCCCAGTGCATTTAAGTGCTCCTTTGGTCCTTCCTGCTAGAATGGTTCAGTGTAAAAGGACAGTTTCATGTTTCTATCAAATGTTATATGTTTGACAATTATTACTGTGTGTACAACATTGCTGTTCTTGTTTTACTGTTGTGATTTTCTTAATCATATCCAAATAATTCTGCAGATTGGATGAGTCAAGCCCTAGGTCATCTGTACCTTCTGAAGTGGGAGGGAGGAGCACCCTGAAGTTTAGCATGCCTAGTTTTGGTTATGATTCATTTAATCCCGTAAGATCTTTCTTGTCAGGGGTGAGAAAGGGTTCTGGAAGACTTAAATCACTTCGGCAATCACTTACATCTGGTGCTCCTAAGACAGCTTTTGCGGAAGATCTTAAATCTTTTAAGAAGACTATATTTGATCCCCAGGAAAAGTTTCTCTTTCAAATGAATTGGTTTTGCTTCCTATCATGTGTTTTTGCTGTTGCCGTGGATCCACTATTTTTCTTCCTACCCATtatcgacggcgacgacaagtCCAGTTGCATTGGTATTGATAAAAAATTGGCAGTGACATCAACAATAATACGAACAATTCTGGATCTGGTCTATCTTATACGTGTATTTCTTCAATTTCGCACTGCTTATGTTGCTCCATCTTCTCGAGTGTTTGGAACTGGTGAGCTTGTGATTGATCCAATGAGGATTGCTATTCGGTACTTAAAGAGTTATTTTGTAATGGACTTCTTTGCTTTGCTACCACTTCCACAGGTACATTCCTTCATTGTTTGTATCACAACTTGTAGTATCATATGCATATGCTTTTGTTAGATATGATTTGTATTACTCTACTTCATTGTTTTAAGCATTTCTTTTCCTGTTTTCTTTGAACTATCTTTCTTAATCAACAGATTGTTGTTTGGAGATATCTCCATACTTTGGATGGTCCAGATGTACCGTCAACAAAAAATGCATTGGTTTGGGTTGTATTGTTTCAATATATTCCAAGGTTGCTACGGATTTTCCCTGTGACCAAAGATTTGAAAAGGACGGCTGGTGTTTTCATTGAAACTGCTTGGCTTGGTGCTGCTTACTATCTTCTATGGTTTATGCTGGCTGGTCATGTAAGTGCTTGTATGTATCTTCAGCTGTTAGTGTCTTCATCTGGAGGGCATTATCAAaatgttattttattttccttctttTACGATATGATGAGAACCTGGACTATTAACAGAGTTGATTTCTGACTTCTCCATTGTTTGCGGATCTTGTATTCTTGTCTTGGACTTGTAGCATTGAATAGTACTCTTCGAAATTTTCTATATTTGTTAGATTAAAAACAAATACACTCTGTGCCTATTTATTTAGAAATTTTGTATTTCTTCATGCTACCAAGTTTAGATACTTTTCGCCGGTTATTGTTGCCAAcagtatttttattaaaaaaatttgcagCATTGTTCATTaacattatcttttttttttaacacagGAGGTTCATTAACATTATCTCGTAGAATGTTGTAGAGAATCACATTTCCCTGACATATTGTACCTTTTCATTTAAACTTTGTGGTGCAGAATGTTGGTACTTTGTGGTATTTTTTGACCATAGAGCGGGAAGATTCTTGCTGGCGCTCGAACTGTCATAGCAATGATGGCTGTAATAAAAGCTACCTGTACTGTAGTGATAATCATACTGGCAACTATACCAGTTGGCTTAGTAAGAGAACAGAACTTCTCAGTGCATGCAGTACTAATTCTTTCCAATTTGGTATTTTTGAACAAGCGCTGGTGTCTGGAATACTTCGTCCAGGAAATTTTATCTCTAAAATCTGCTATTGCTTCTGGTGGGGGCTACAAAATCTAAGGTAATGGAGAATACTTGATCTATCTGATGACTGTTGTATGAGAAATATCTCGTGATGCAGAATGCTTATTTATGAAATGCAAGGCTTTGCTGGCCTTAGTGTGTGTAAATTCCATTATTCACCACTTTCTAAACTCTAAAGGGACAAAAATATACCAAGGATGCTGTTGCTGTGTTCTGCAACATTTCATTTTATGCATCACGCCGATTCTGATAAACTGGAACTGGAGTATTGCGAGGGAATTAGGGCTAGCATGATAAGTCCATTGACTACCTATCCAACCGTAGTGGAATCAGTGCCACTGAGCACATCAAATGATTGTGCGCTGTGTTGGATGGCGTGGCATACAGAGAATGAATAgatataattttaatttgagCATGATAGGTGATTGTGTTCTTTttaaaacaacaaaaatattcaCATGGGTTAGAGCTAAATTGTTAACTAGGTCTTGTACAAGCCGTATTATTAGTAATAAGGCTGATACTTTAAATTTAGTCTATTTGCACCTTAGTGCTTTAAACTAAATTTATTGATTTTAATGACTAATTTTTTTCGTTCCTAAAT
This window of the Oryza sativa Japonica Group chromosome 4, ASM3414082v1 genome carries:
- the LOC4337181 gene encoding probable cyclic nucleotide-gated ion channel 6, translating into MFDSAHKAQYIDGQREMFKRLDESSPRSSVPSEVGGRSTLKFSMPSFGYDSFNPVRSFLSGVRKGSGRLKSLRQSLTSGAPKTAFAEDLKSFKKTIFDPQEKFLFQMNWFCFLSCVFAVAVDPLFFFLPIIDGDDKSSCIGIDKKLAVTSTIIRTILDLVYLIRVFLQFRTAYVAPSSRVFGTGELVIDPMRIAIRYLKSYFVMDFFALLPLPQIVVWRYLHTLDGPDVPSTKNALVWVVLFQYIPRLLRIFPVTKDLKRTAGVFIETAWLGAAYYLLWFMLAGHNVGTLWYFLTIEREDSCWRSNCHSNDGCNKSYLYCSDNHTGNYTSWLSKRTELLSACSTNSFQFGIFEQALVSGILRPGNFISKICYCFWWGLQNLSTLGQGLQTSIYPGEVLFSIAICVIGLILFALLIGNMQTYLQSVAIRLEEMRVKKRDAEQWMHHRSLPPQIRERVRRYERYRWLETRGVDEENLVQTLPKDLRRDIKRHLCLGLVKRVPLFENMDERLLDAICERLRPTLYTENEYILREGDPVDEMHFILHGCLESETTDGGRSGFFNKVQLKEGAFCGDELLTWALDPKSAANFPASTRTVKALTEVEAFALCAEELKFVASQFRRLHSRQVQHTFRFYSQHWRTWAACFIQAAWRRYYKRKMAEQHRKEEEAANRQSSSSHHPSLAATIYASRFAANALRGVHRLRSRASPTIVRLPKPPEPDFAVDEAD